The genomic DNA GGTCCCGCCCCTGACAACAAGGTTCCGTTTTAAAATAACGGTAGTGTTCTTGTGATGCATTATCTGAAACAGTGTAAGATTGAATCAAATGTGTTTTAAGCATCATTTCTAAGTATAAATGTATGTACGGTGTGTCTTGTTTGTGGCGGAAATCCAATGAACAGGTTGACATTGTGCATCCAACTAACAGCCGGTGGGACGCTACGATTGGCTCCCTCCATAACATAATACATTTTCAACCAATCGGACCCTGTTGCGATGGAAGCTTTGGGCCTATTTTATGTGAATTATGCAAATCCCTCCCCAAGTCTCCTTGCAGCTGATAGGGAGTGAAAGAACAGGTTCGGGATATTTACTTTGTATTATAATTCGTTTGTAACACCATACATAAACGTGAGATTCCCGTATATCATAGTTTTATCTAGgtttaaattatttattgtattcgATTGTGGTACAGTTCTTCGTTTGAGGACATGTCTCTGTCAGGAAGTTATCAGAAACCGGTAGtgcagtagctagctatctaaagcTTTCGCCGGCCGCGTACAGTCAGGCGGACCTCTTTGTCTGACTGGGAAAGCGTTTTCTTTTGTTTGGCATTTTCTTTGTTTAGTAGTCTAAAGTGAACTCTGGGACCAGCGTTTCTCCACAGACGTTCTTCCAAAAGTGTGAAAAAGATGCAAAACGTGAAGAAATACTTCACAGAAGGACTGATCCAATTTACGATCTTACTCAGTTTGATCGGAGTTCGCGTGGATGTCGACAGTTACTTGAACGGCTCCTACTCACCGCTAGAGATTAACGACGGTCCTAGCTCAGCCTACATCCAGACACCGTTTCACAGTTTGAGGGACAATTGGGACGGGTACAGCGTGCACCCCAAATGTCCCGAGTTGGATTATTTCTTCGCCTGCCGTCGGCTCCTGGATGAGGTGAGGGCGCTTGGGTCGCCCATCCGGTTCCCTACGCAGTTGAGCGCGTGGCTCGTACACCAAGTACCTGACAGCTCAGAGTTCCGAGAGCCACCAAACAGCACGAGTAACAGTAATGTTAGCGCGGGGCTGTTAGAGAGTACCGGGGAAGAGGCCAACGACACTGAACTTCTCGCCGTCGACGAAAGCCATACTGCCGCCCAGCTAAGTGAGCCGGGGCCTTATCCCAGCACTGGAGCCTGCGAGATACCCAATGAGGCGAGTGCTGCAGCGAGATGgcattagctaattttgctaaaAGCTACCTAATGTAAAGTTATTGTGACGAAATGCTAACCCCCAGGCCTTTAGCTACTCAACAAGTGTAGCTAACTGACGGTGGGAATGATAAGTGTATTCTGATAGGCCTATACTATTTGGCTAACTCAGGGGTTCCCAACCTGTTTCAATCGGGCCCCCCTTcaagcattggggaacatccagCGCCCCGCGGGTGCGGACGCGCCACGTTTATTTCTaggggcacaagcactgttcatgacaaacTGTTCACTACCCTCTTCTTGGTGGAGAGAAtgtaacatttttaaatgttctatACGTTTTGCTATGTCTGCTAGTCGTGATATGAGTGACTAAATAATTACAAAAATGTCTTTGGTCTGAAAACCCCGGGGGGGGAATCGTTAACttacatgggctagttgatctggacatttctgacaacttataaatagctctctaaggtatgcaatgacctAACATGACAAGAAGAGCTGATAATGCACTATCCAATTCCCGAAATTGCACTTGTCTGGGACTTTGTAGGTGTGTCAATCCCAGAAACGTAATATACTACTTACCATTAGCCTAATGTAGGTTTCAGCTGCATGTTTGTAGGGCTGTGACCGTCATGGAATTCTGTAAACCCTGATAAGTGGGGGAATTTAATAATTTTCTCTTTTGGTCCTTTGGTGGGTTTTTGTGGGGCAAAGGCTCCTTATAGTTCAGGAGTGTCTAATGGCGAAGGCTGTGTTATCTTATCTCCCACGAATTCACTTGCTGCTGTTGTGAGACTTGTATTGTGTAACACCCCATTTATATAggctacactcacacacacacctgctcataCACGTTCCTGGGTCTAAATCATCTTGTGGCTTTAGACACAGTTGAAACAAGTTCATGCATCAACCTGTTGAACAACCACAGTTGTCAACAGATTGATAACCGTTGTGGTTAACAGCAGTGCAGTAACAGTTAAGCGGAGCCTCAGTCATTTAACGGTCACAATTGGTTCATTGTAGCAGAAAGCAGATGCCTTTCCTCCTATAAAGCTACAATATAAGGGGCATTGTTGCAATGTTACAGACATTCTTCTTAGGAGAAGATTGCTAGGCTGCTGGACTCACTCAGCCTTGAATAGGCCTGTAACAGTTGGTTTAATCACAATGACTGACACGGCTTACAAAGCTGTCTTtgtccctttctctccatcttttaccccttttctctGGACTCCctcattatcttcacacatttttctttctctctacctctcaataGCTAGTTTTGCATTCAATTGGTGACATATATTCACTCAAATTCTAGACTCCACATAAATAAAATATgctcattttcccaccagtggtgtgttgccaccaaattgacttgttgtgggtgatgacgtagtgcacaaaatgtacttttttgcttaagtttccatcgcattttcaactccagcagtagttttgtcacacactgTTGCATTAAATACTTGGGTCTTagcacatgcgctctagccaacagcgtaCAGATAgtgtgggtaggctagtctacatgatgagattattatgagtAAGGCAGTCAAACattgatcatgtcaccagaataagacccctGATATGTTTTGGAAAGGAACATCAAGgacactgtgcactttcaccaccctgtgaagttcagaatttatttcatctgtagcttaATAAACTGCATGTTTTCCTGAGTCAAAGTTGGAGGAACACACAACGTAtcatcgcatgactccaagtttacttcaatatgatggttattatactgaacaaaaatataaatgcaacaatatctaagattttactgagttacagttcattgatATCCTTCTGTcacttgaaatacatttattaggcactaatctatggatttcacaagactgggcaggggagcagccatgggtgggcctgcagGGGCATAGTCACTTGGgagacaggcccagccaatcacaaaagggctttattacagacagaaatactcctRagtttcatcagctgtctgggtggctggtctcagacgattccaCAGATGAagatgccggatgtggaggttctcggctggcgtggttacacgtggttttRggttttgaggccggttgaacatactgccaaattctcaaaaacgacactggaggcagcttatggtagagaaataaacattacattctctggcaacagctctgttagacattccttcagtcagcatgccaattgcacgctcccttaactttagacattgtgtgacaaaactgcacaagtggcctttttccccagcacaaggtgcacctgtgtaatgattatgctgtttaatcagcttcttgatatgccacacctgtcaggtggattatcttggcaaaggagaaatgctcactaacagggatgtaaacaaatttgtgcccaacatttgagagaaataagctttttgtgcatatggaacatttctgggatattttattttcactccaggaacatggtaccaacactttacatgttgcgttttatattttatcaatatttctctGCATAAAGACATTTCCACCTCCCATTTCTTCCTCAATTTtagacacaaaaatatcccaccatgtCGTAWAAAAGTATTATCTGTCTGCATTTAAAAAATTGTgccaaaacttcctgtttccatcacagctgtcgtaaTTATTTTGTATACGGTATAAAAACTGTATGGAAACGTGGTCCGTACCTAAATGTATTCTGGTCCACCCTTCTTTCTATCGGTCTTTCCTGTTATCAGGAGGTTGAGGAACTGAAGGGGCGGATCCAAGAGTATGGTGATGAAGGCAGAGAGGAACCTGTTTCCCTGACCCAGCTGGCTCTCAGTTCCACACTAGAACATGAGGTACATACAGCGATGACATAGAAcaagtaataaaaataaaaagtctgTCTTGGAATAAGATAGCCAGATTAAACGTTCAGCTCTGTAGGCGTGCCTTTGTTTAACATACTATTTGCTCAGTGTTTGATGGCCctcatgttttgtgtgtttgtaataGGCGCTGTGCTTGCCTTGTCATGTTTTTCATCACAGATTTTCCACAGTGTGTGACGAATTGACTGTGTGTTGTTGATTCCAGGGTTTGTTAAGTAGCGGAgcccctctctccagctctgaGGACCCCCATCCCCCTGACATCGACCAGCACTGGAGCCAATTCCTGTCCCTYCCCATCTATGAATTTGACGTAAGTGGTATCCCTTGATAATGATTATGATGTCTTGGTAATATTTGTGAAAAGAGAAGGcgatttgaaaatgtcagttatcGAATATTGGTTTCGAACTCCAAGGGTTTTAGGATTTACCTGTGAGCTACTGTGTATGTCAGGGTGTGTCTATGTCCGTGCcttttataatgtgtgtgtgttcttcaggATTTAGACCCACTGGTTCCTCAGCAGCTGTCTGACCTCGACGCCGACATCTCCAGCGCCATCAGCCAGGATGTCAGTCTCCGCGATGCCATGGTAACAGGCTCCGTCTACGACATGATCCCCCAGAGGGGTGGAGTCAGGACCCTGGTGGCACGGCAACCAAGAGGGCCCCTCTTCCGACTCGAGTCCACAAACTCCTCCAACTCGTCGCCTGGTACGACCACAGGGCTGGCTGCACTACCGAACGCTGTGGTGGTCAACGGAACACGAAATGGGTCATCGTCCCATGGTGCACTGGAAGGCTGTTTGGATGAGGCAGTGTTTGACCAGATCAACCTCCTGGGGCTGGATGGCTGCTTGGAAACCATGGACGTCCAGCTGCTGGGGATTCTACAGGGCATCGACCCTCGTGTCCTGGAGGACCTTGACTCAGACTCCGGTCTTTCTCTGGAGAGCAGCTCTCGAGGCCCAGACTCCCCAAGTGAGTTGGAAGACTTGTGGGTCTGCTTCAGGGAGGTGCAATGTTCAGTGTTTCCCCTGTAACGCCGCTGATAAATTGTTGCRGCCAcaccaaaaacagaaatacttaaaTGACTAAACCCAGACAAAGTATGTAGAGAAGATAATTGACCTACATATTTCTAAGTAATATAATCCTTGAACTAGAAATCACCTAAATTAAAACTACACTGTAGGGgtgaatttaaaatttaaaaatcaATGCATTTAGGAGTATTTGTGCCATGGCTGGATTACTGACTGGCCACACAGGGTACATCCCAGGGGCCCTGTTTGGGGTCCCCATTggttttgttataatgtttgagcatAAGAACACAGAAATAGCCATGGAAAGTGGTGTacaattgtaggaaattagcatTCAAACTGCAAAYTTCTCAAAGTTCCATGGAAATAAatgatagaattgcaggaaattagctgaaaAACAGCACACTTCTCTCTTCCGCCAATTCCAGACTGATTTAAGCCACACCCACAAACCCTGCCTTCCACGACCGTTGCAACCACTGCTTAAAAAGAATAGGGTATACACTGGTGGAGATAGTAATGCATTGCGGACATCCTCTGTTGTGCTATATACAGTGCCTaaggaaaggattcagaccccttacatttttccacattttgttacgttacagccttattctaaaatgtatacaattgtattttttcctcatcaatcgacacacaataccccataatgacaaagcaaaaacaggtttagacatttttgcaaatgtataaataaataaaaagatcacatttacataagtatttggacTCTTTACACTTAGTATTTGTTGGAAGCGCKtttggcagcgattacagcctcaattcttcctgggtatgacactacaagcttggcacacctgtatttggggagtttcttccattcttctctgcagatcctctcaagctcttgtcaggttggatggggagcgtcgctgcacagcaattttcagagatgttcgatcgggttcaagtccgggctctggctgggccactcaaggacattgagactcgtcccgaagccactcctgtgttgtcttggctgtgtgcttaaggtcgttgtcctgttgaaaggtgaacctttgcctcagtctgaagtcctgagtgctctggagcaggttttcatgaaggatctctctatactttgctctgtccatctttgcctcgatcctggctagtctcccagtccctgacgctgaaaaacatctccacatcATGATGCTACKACCACCATGCTTCACCYtagggatggtgccaggtttcttcaagatgtgatgcttggcattcaggccaaagaattcaatcttggtttcatcagaccagagaatcttgtttctcatggtctgagagtgtttaggtgcctattggcaaactctaagcgggctgtcatgtgcctttttaatgAGGTGtggcctccgtctggccactctaccataaaggcctgattggtggagtgttgcagagatggttgtccttctggaaggttatcccatctccacagaggaactctggtgctctgtcagcgtgaccatcaggttcttggtcacttccctgaccaaggcccttctcccctgatttttcagttctaggaagagtcttggtggttccaaacttcttccttttaaggttgatggaggccactctgttcttggaccttcaatgctgagtacattttttggtaccattccccagatctgtgccttggcacaatcctgtctcagagctctacggacaattccttRgacctcatggcttggtttttgctctgacatgcactgtcaattgagggaccttatgtagacaagtgtgtgcctttccaaatcatgtccaatcaattgaatttaccacaggtggactccaatcaagttgtagaaacatctcaaagatgatcaatgtaAAAAGGAttcatctgagctcaatttccagtctcatagcaaacggtctgaatagggttgcacattttggggaatattcagaggtggaaactttctgtggtaattaatgggaatatatgcaaattaatagtaATACCATTTagatgtagatgttttttgcattggatatatttaccatatcctatggagacagaaacataaaccttttaccttatcataagtagacataattgcaaattattaaatccttccaatagaaatgtaaaaaaaaaaaaaaaaacattttgttacaaCTTGAACttaaattaaatgagttgactcttcacatgggatgatttcactgaacaacaaaagaaagggaatattgaatgatccccaatgatccatcacatctcccaaaaacgttttcattgatagtctagaaactaaagctttggttctcttcttctcaggcttccatgtcttctccctggacctcctcagtgtccacctcttgaacatcagactctgaggcctcatcttcactgtcactttctaaccttgttgaggatggttcgttgtcaggctcaaaaagcctcaaatttgcccggatggccatcAATTGTTCAACCCTtatattggtcagcctgttgcgtgctttggtgtgtgtgttcccaaacaaggaccagttgcactcTGAGGCGGTTGATGTtagtgggatttggaggatgatggaggcaacaggggaaagagcctcagatccacaaagtcccttccaccaggtggctgatgagatatattggcacgactgccatattgcatctccatcccaaagcccttgcttggaagtgtacttcgccagactgccaagaaccttgccctcatccaggccaaggtggcgagacacggtagtgatgacaccataggccttgttgatctctgcaccagacaggatgctcttgccagcgtgcttggggtccaacatgtacgctgctgCGTGTacgggcttcaggcagaagtcttcacgctttttggtgtaattcagaactgcagtttcctctgcttggagcaacagtgaagtgggcagggcagtacggaatTCTTtccttacatctgcaagcagtgtctgaacatcagtcaggatggcattcaatgtggtgctcttattcttctcactcttcttggtgaggtagattgctgctataacttgatgacccttcacatacctaaccatttccttggctctcttgtagagtgtatccattgttttcagtgccatgatgtccttgaggagcagattcaatgcatgagcagaacagccaatgggtgtgatgtgagggtagaactcctccactttagaccaagcagccttcatgttcgcagcattttctgtcaccagtgcaaataccttctgtggtccaaggtcattgatgactgccttcagctcatctacaatgtagagaccggtgtgtctgttgtcccttgtgtctgtgctcttgtagaatgctggttgaggggtggagatgatgtagttaattattccttgcccacgaacatttgaccacccatcagagatgattgcaatacagtctgctttctctgatttgcttgaccttcacttgaactctgttgaactctgcatccagcaaatgagtagataaagcatgtctggttggagggatgTATCCTGgacgaagaacattcagaaatgtcttccaatacacattgcctttGAGCATCAGACGTGagccagttgcatacacagctcgagcaagacattcatcggcatttctctgactacgttcctccattgagtcaaaaaaaaaatctgattccaggaggaccataagctgttgctatcgataaggtgtctgattcatcattttcacctcgaatagaagtagagggacttttgtcagaggttgcttgatgtgagcgctgagggaactgtatgcacttggccagatgattctgcatattcgttgcattcttcacatatgatttggcacagtatttgcaaatgtacacagcttttccttcttcATTAgctgtctccacacatcagatagtgcctgtggcaaattagtcaacaaaaaaaaaaagtacagataaatagttaagcagttagattaaacaactcctttgtgaGAAATGTTTTAAagtgaaacatgtatggaaacagttgaattaacactcctcagttagcaggctcaagcaagctaaaacccacatggtagcaaaaactaactagcagaaattgttaacaagttagaaattatttaaacactttGATGCAGGCTACTATTTattagttaacaaaaaaataatgtatatcatacaaaatatattcaccccacccagtattgtaatcaaaacttaccacaacgcatgtagtccttggctcagacagtgtagtagtgtgggctcaatagcatctcattagtgtgcaagatcttgagaatcagctgtacatgtgcaGTGcgctcttccatcacatgtgatggaagaatgcactgtgcatgcagagggttgcaattccattgaattggggatagtttaatcaaaatatgccacaagacctagaattgcctttatgtgtatcccacaaaaaagtttCACTGTTGtaagcaaaaaaaatgtttaaatgaatttaagcaaaattctcTGGCTTAACTTCCCGTGGAAAATTACGGAATCTTACCGGAAATTTTCCAACGCTTTGCAAcccaaggtctgaatacttatgtaaattaggtttttattttttatacatttgcacaaatttcaaaacctgtttttgttttgtcattatggggtattgtgtgtagattgctgaggattttcatttttaaaagaaagctgtaacgtaacaatgtggaaaaagtcaagaggtctgaatactttccaaaggcactgtatatcacatCTGCAACATTCTAAACATTGTAAATAAGTTTACATATTCGTATGTACACTTGACTCCCCAGGTGCGTCTGAGGTGTCATCATCGTCTTCCAGTTCGTTTTTTGAGGACGAGGGTGGGGCTACGGGCTACAGCAGTGAGGTGGACTCCCTCCCCTCCAAGAGCATCGCCAACTACGACACATGGTCGCCTGTGGATTTCAGCGAGAGCGTGTGGCACGACCACAGCTACTCCTCCGCAGCCTTCTCCCAACAGTCAGCCACCACGTTCCCCCACAAAGCCATCAAAGAGGAGCCTTTCAGCGACGAAGACGGGGAAGATGACGAAGACCGGGAGCTTAGCCGCGATGAACTCCGCACCCGGGCCCTGCATGTCCCGTTCTCGGCGGCGGAGATTGTCAGCATGCCTGTGGAGGAGTTTCTGGAGCTCCTGGAGGGGCATGGCCTCTCGCCCGCCCAGGTTGCCTTCCTGAGGGACATCCGGCGGCGAGGGAAGAACAAGCTGGCGGCGCAGAACTGTCGCAAGCGCAAGCTGGATGCCATCACGGGGCtccaggaggaggtggagaggctgcaggcccagaggaGCAGGCTGCTCAGGGAGAGGCAGCACACGGCCAAGGCTCTTGGTGCCGCGGGCCAACGCATGGAGCACCTCTCCAGGGACATCTTCTCCAGGCTGAGGGACGGCTCAGGACGACCCCTGACCCCAGAGAGATACACCTTGCAGTGCGAGGCCAACGGGAGGGTCGTGGTGCAGAATATCAGGCGGCCTAGTGTTGCCACGACGACAGCTGGAGGTAAACCGGACaaaaggaagaaggagaagaagcctTGATGCAGCAAGGGCTGCTGGTACTTGATACTTTTTAAGgggtgttattgtttttttttctggtcTTGTGACTGTTTCCggatctttctcttcctccttgtcTGGACTCTCCGACCTTGGGTGCCTGAAAGGGCAGAAACTTATGTTAAATAAATACACCCAAAAACGTACatgtaaatacaaatattacaGAACGTGTGAATGGAGGGTTTTTTTTCTAGAAAAAGAAACGTACCTCAAACACTGGACTCTTAACGTTTTCCTCACTATGTAAAGGAAAGGATTGTATTATCATTAAAGCATTTCTTACCAGGAGGATATATTGTTGTCCTGAGGATGTCAGGCTGCAGTATCATTTGTATAGTTCCTACAAAAATAAATTGTAGGCCAgttaaaatgaaaaacagaacgCCAATTCTATATTTTAAAGGGAccctttgggattttggcaatgaggccataTATCTACCTGAGAAATTAAAATAGATCTACTTCCCCATAGTCAGACCAGCTCGTGGATaccatgtgtatgtctgtgtcctgtatgaaggaagttagaggtagtttcacaagcCAATGCTTACTAGTGTtagctcaatgactggaagtctatactaacagatacccatagactaGTTTGCAATTACGCTAGAGCTAGTTAGCAACTAACTTCACGCAAAGACAtagaaatggtatccacgagttcatccgaCTCTGGGGAAGAAGATAaaaggcttcattgccaaaatcctgaagtaccCCTTTAACTTCAACTTGGTATCTATTGATAAAGATTTCAAAAATTCTGACCTATGTTCCCTCAGACCTTAGTTCTGGAGTTTAAGTTGAAATGTTTCAAA from Salvelinus sp. IW2-2015 linkage group LG31, ASM291031v2, whole genome shotgun sequence includes the following:
- the LOC111955435 gene encoding endoplasmic reticulum membrane sensor NFE2L1 isoform X2; the encoded protein is MQNVKKYFTEGLIQFTILLSLIGVRVDVDSYLNGSYSPLEINDGPSSAYIQTPFHSLRDNWDGYSVHPKCPELDYFFACRRLLDEVRALGSPIRFPTQLSAWLVHQVPDSSEFREPPNSTSNSNVSAGLLESTGEEANDTELLAVDESHTAAQLSEPGPYPSTGACEIPNEGLLSSGAPLSSSEDPHPPDIDQHWSQFLSLPIYEFDDLDPLVPQQLSDLDADISSAISQDVSLRDAMVTGSVYDMIPQRGGVRTLVARQPRGPLFRLESTNSSNSSPGTTTGLAALPNAVVVNGTRNGSSSHGALEGCLDEAVFDQINLLGLDGCLETMDVQLLGILQGIDPRVLEDLDSDSGLSLESSSRGPDSPSASEVSSSSSSSFFEDEGGATGYSSEVDSLPSKSIANYDTWSPVDFSESVWHDHSYSSAAFSQQSATTFPHKAIKEEPFSDEDGEDDEDRELSRDELRTRALHVPFSAAEIVSMPVEEFLELLEGHGLSPAQVAFLRDIRRRGKNKLAAQNCRKRKLDAITGLQEEVERLQAQRSRLLRERQHTAKALGAAGQRMEHLSRDIFSRLRDGSGRPLTPERYTLQCEANGRVVVQNIRRPSVATTTAGGKPDKRKKEKKP
- the LOC111955435 gene encoding endoplasmic reticulum membrane sensor NFE2L1 isoform X1, translating into MQNVKKYFTEGLIQFTILLSLIGVRVDVDSYLNGSYSPLEINDGPSSAYIQTPFHSLRDNWDGYSVHPKCPELDYFFACRRLLDEVRALGSPIRFPTQLSAWLVHQVPDSSEFREPPNSTSNSNVSAGLLESTGEEANDTELLAVDESHTAAQLSEPGPYPSTGACEIPNEEVEELKGRIQEYGDEGREEPVSLTQLALSSTLEHEGLLSSGAPLSSSEDPHPPDIDQHWSQFLSLPIYEFDDLDPLVPQQLSDLDADISSAISQDVSLRDAMVTGSVYDMIPQRGGVRTLVARQPRGPLFRLESTNSSNSSPGTTTGLAALPNAVVVNGTRNGSSSHGALEGCLDEAVFDQINLLGLDGCLETMDVQLLGILQGIDPRVLEDLDSDSGLSLESSSRGPDSPSASEVSSSSSSSFFEDEGGATGYSSEVDSLPSKSIANYDTWSPVDFSESVWHDHSYSSAAFSQQSATTFPHKAIKEEPFSDEDGEDDEDRELSRDELRTRALHVPFSAAEIVSMPVEEFLELLEGHGLSPAQVAFLRDIRRRGKNKLAAQNCRKRKLDAITGLQEEVERLQAQRSRLLRERQHTAKALGAAGQRMEHLSRDIFSRLRDGSGRPLTPERYTLQCEANGRVVVQNIRRPSVATTTAGGKPDKRKKEKKP